The stretch of DNA ACACGTTGCCCTCCGTATCTTCAAATGCCGCCATGGTGCCTACATTGGGAACTGTCTGTTTTTCCATCAACATTTTTCCACCGGCCTCTTCAATTTTATGGATATATTCATCCATGGAATCAACAACAATGTATTTTTAACCATAACCTCATTTGAGATTATTGCACCGTTTATACCTCTTTCTCCCTGTTTTTACAAGCCAGTAAACAAATAGACCTTTCTATTTATTAATTGTGGTAGCTATGTTTTGCAAGCACCAGTTTCCAATTTTAACCCTGCAAAAATCATAGATTTTAAGGGATTTATCAGAGTAATTCAATGTAATTAATTCAATATAGGCTGAATTAAACCACCCCCATAATTGGTGCAAACTTAAGCCTGCCCATCTATATTTCATTAACTTATAGCACGATCCACAGAAAAATAATGTCAAATTTTTTGATTGTGGGCCTGTTAA from Methanobacterium veterum encodes:
- a CDS encoding VOC family protein translates to MDEYIHKIEEAGGKMLMEKQTVPNVGTMAAFEDTEGNVSVIMEPVEWDKMFNFSAFLLFLNR